From a region of the Vicinamibacteria bacterium genome:
- a CDS encoding ATP-binding protein encodes MPGRLGGYAIGLGAIVFAAAIELALDPFIDTKSPFLLFLAAVMTAAWYGGFRPALATMLLAALASLILPPPFSLSRGFPGNAINLALFLIEGSLISVFGARLQRAGGLSTERALGPLGNGQKSDRRAKELQPELEILNRLGLTLAGQLNMERLVEAVTEAGVAITGAAFGAFLYRDASDGWTHFVSGASRDAFVDFPLPQDADAFGTPFPPEVSRSDDLTRDPRYGQSLPFKRMPPGQSPARSYLAAPVRSGSGSLLGGLFFGHPDPGMFQERDERLLAGLAAHAAIAADGAHLYREAQEARTAAEAANRVKDEFLATLSHELRTPLTAIVGWAHLLQRGKLAPAEVAQAIDTIIRSATAQNQIIDELLDVSRIVTGKLQLDLRPVEIGAVVKAAVGTVTPAANAKLIRLQLIQDPAGSYVMGDPERLQQVFWNLLSNAIKFTSKNGRVRVSVESVGSQAEIVVVDTGLGIDADFLPHLFTRFSQRDSSSTRANRGLGLGLAIARQLIELHGGSIHAESPGSGHGSTFTVKLPRSPLTAAASRERTYSQADRIVGLEDAPDLTGLRVLIVEDDDDARALVAKVLEGQGACVTAVSSAQQALDKLEKEPMDVLLSDIEMPGTDGYQLMRELRRRPSEQGGAVPAGALTAYARTEDRLRALRAGFQLHLAKPVQPSELVTVVASLAARHL; translated from the coding sequence TTGCCAGGGCGACTTGGGGGTTACGCGATCGGCCTGGGTGCTATCGTCTTTGCCGCCGCCATTGAGCTCGCCCTCGATCCCTTCATCGACACGAAGAGCCCTTTTCTGCTGTTCCTCGCCGCCGTGATGACTGCGGCCTGGTACGGTGGATTCAGACCAGCGCTGGCCACGATGCTGCTCGCGGCTCTGGCGAGTCTGATCTTGCCGCCCCCCTTCTCGTTGTCGCGCGGCTTTCCGGGGAACGCCATCAACCTCGCCCTCTTCCTGATCGAAGGCAGCCTCATCAGCGTCTTCGGCGCTCGGCTCCAAAGGGCCGGCGGCCTGTCCACGGAGCGGGCCCTCGGCCCACTGGGCAACGGCCAGAAATCCGACCGTAGGGCCAAGGAGCTTCAACCGGAGCTCGAGATCCTCAACCGGCTCGGCTTGACGCTGGCGGGCCAGCTCAACATGGAGAGGCTGGTCGAAGCCGTGACCGAGGCCGGTGTCGCAATCACGGGCGCCGCGTTTGGGGCCTTCTTGTACAGAGATGCGTCCGACGGTTGGACCCACTTTGTCTCGGGAGCTTCCCGGGATGCCTTCGTCGACTTTCCCTTGCCTCAAGATGCCGACGCCTTTGGTACACCCTTCCCACCCGAAGTCTCGCGGAGTGACGACCTCACGCGGGATCCCCGCTACGGCCAGAGCTTGCCATTCAAACGGATGCCGCCTGGCCAGTCGCCCGCACGCAGCTATCTTGCGGCACCCGTGCGCTCTGGCTCCGGCAGTTTGCTGGGCGGCCTCTTCTTCGGGCATCCCGATCCCGGAATGTTCCAGGAGCGTGACGAACGCCTGCTGGCCGGCCTCGCGGCCCACGCCGCCATCGCTGCGGATGGCGCGCACCTCTATCGGGAGGCGCAGGAAGCGCGCACGGCGGCCGAGGCAGCAAACCGGGTGAAGGACGAGTTCCTGGCCACCTTATCGCACGAGCTGCGGACGCCACTGACGGCGATCGTCGGGTGGGCGCACCTGCTCCAGCGCGGCAAACTCGCTCCCGCCGAGGTGGCGCAAGCCATAGATACCATCATCCGGAGCGCCACCGCGCAGAACCAGATCATCGATGAGCTCCTCGACGTTTCACGGATCGTCACCGGAAAGCTTCAGCTCGATCTCCGACCCGTGGAGATCGGGGCCGTCGTGAAGGCGGCGGTCGGGACGGTGACGCCCGCGGCCAACGCCAAGCTCATACGTCTCCAGCTCATCCAGGATCCCGCCGGGAGCTACGTCATGGGCGACCCTGAGCGCCTCCAGCAGGTGTTCTGGAACCTCCTCTCCAACGCCATCAAGTTCACTTCGAAGAATGGCCGGGTTCGTGTCAGCGTCGAGTCCGTCGGTTCCCAGGCCGAGATCGTCGTTGTCGACACCGGTCTGGGCATCGACGCTGACTTCCTCCCCCACCTCTTCACCCGCTTTAGTCAGCGAGATTCCTCGAGCACGAGGGCCAACCGCGGCCTGGGCCTGGGGCTCGCGATTGCGCGCCAACTCATTGAGCTGCACGGCGGCAGCATCCACGCGGAGAGTCCCGGGAGCGGCCACGGGTCCACCTTCACGGTGAAGCTCCCCCGATCCCCCCTCACCGCAGCGGCCTCCAGGGAGCGCACCTACTCGCAGGCGGACCGGATCGTAGGACTGGAGGACGCGCCGGACCTAACCGGGCTCCGGGTGCTGATCGTAGAGGACGACGACGATGCCCGCGCGCTCGTGGCAAAGGTGCTCGAAGGTCAGGGCGCCTGCGTAACGGCGGTCTCTTCCGCCCAGCAGGCGCTTGACAAGCTTGAAAAGGAGCCGATGGACGTGCTCCTCAGCGACATCGAGATGCCGGGCACCGACGGCTACCAGCTGATGCGCGAGCTGCGCCGGCGCCCATCCGAGCAGGGCGGCGCTGTTCCCGCGGGGGCCCTGACGGCCTATGCCCGAACCGAGGATCGCCTCCGTGCACTTCGCGCCGGCTTCCAATTACACTTGGCTAAGCCCGTGCAGCCTTCTGAGCTGGTCACCGTCGTGGCCAGCCTGGCGGCCCGCCACCTATGA
- a CDS encoding ATP-binding protein has product MMGGTPAEGARISEDTVRLPESDDELREFLDQATIGLRWMGPEGRILWANRAELKMVGCSEQDYIDHNIVEFFVEPDAAADLLARLARRERVEGYQARLRAKNGSPKSVLIDASGLFRGGRFVHSRCVTRDITLLLEREGAARQRAEETSRLKDEFLALLSHELRSPLGTILVWLGLLQEGALHPAERERALGVIERGARSLERIIEDLLHASRIAAGGLMLTPQLVDLRGVVRVAVDTASADAALKGVVLTRSSGEIPIWAMGDPGRLQQAVSNLLSNAIKFTPTGGRVEVGLDAIDGQARLRVTDTGEGMSPGFLPFAFERFRQQDSSSTRAHHGLGLGLYVVRHVIGHHGGLVSAESPGPGRGSTFTVLFPLATHQGGDASPSSTREPPQSEASLPPAGLTVVLVDDDEDAREALRLILQQNGMLVTTAASAREALELVERLHPDILLSDIAMPGEDGLSLIRRVRMLPVDRGGQVPAAALSAYAGAEDHRKALQAGFQRHIPKPVDPVHLLAVIATLARKSVGGIEEG; this is encoded by the coding sequence ATGATGGGCGGGACGCCCGCGGAGGGAGCGCGGATTTCCGAGGACACGGTGCGTCTCCCAGAGAGCGACGACGAGCTTAGAGAGTTTCTCGATCAGGCTACGATCGGCTTGCGCTGGATGGGTCCGGAAGGCCGCATACTCTGGGCGAACCGGGCCGAGCTGAAGATGGTCGGGTGCTCCGAGCAGGACTACATTGACCACAACATCGTGGAGTTCTTCGTGGAGCCCGACGCTGCAGCGGACTTGCTCGCCCGGCTCGCGCGCAGGGAGAGGGTCGAAGGCTATCAAGCGCGCCTTCGGGCCAAGAACGGCTCCCCCAAGAGCGTCCTGATCGACGCAAGCGGCCTCTTCCGGGGCGGCCGGTTCGTCCACAGCCGCTGCGTCACCCGCGACATAACGCTCCTCTTGGAGAGGGAGGGGGCCGCGCGGCAGCGGGCAGAGGAGACGAGCCGCTTGAAGGACGAGTTTCTGGCCTTGCTCTCCCACGAGCTGCGGTCACCCCTGGGTACGATCCTCGTATGGCTCGGCCTGCTTCAGGAAGGTGCGTTGCATCCCGCCGAGAGAGAGCGCGCCCTCGGGGTCATCGAGCGCGGCGCGCGCTCCCTGGAGCGCATCATCGAAGACCTGCTCCACGCGTCGCGCATCGCCGCCGGCGGGCTCATGCTCACCCCGCAGCTCGTCGACCTCCGAGGGGTGGTCCGGGTGGCGGTGGACACCGCCTCTGCGGATGCGGCCCTCAAGGGCGTCGTACTCACGCGGTCTTCCGGGGAGATCCCCATCTGGGCAATGGGGGATCCGGGCCGGCTGCAGCAGGCCGTGTCCAATCTGCTATCAAATGCGATCAAGTTCACCCCAACCGGCGGCCGCGTCGAGGTCGGCCTGGACGCCATCGACGGGCAGGCCCGGCTCCGCGTCACCGACACCGGCGAGGGAATGAGTCCTGGGTTCTTGCCATTCGCCTTCGAGCGGTTCCGCCAACAGGACAGTTCGAGCACTCGCGCCCATCACGGCCTCGGCCTGGGTCTCTATGTGGTACGCCACGTCATCGGGCATCATGGTGGTTTGGTGAGCGCGGAGTCCCCCGGCCCGGGGCGGGGCAGCACGTTCACCGTGCTGTTTCCCCTGGCGACACACCAAGGGGGGGATGCGAGCCCGTCGAGCACGAGGGAACCGCCTCAGAGCGAGGCCAGCCTTCCTCCGGCCGGCCTGACGGTTGTGCTCGTCGACGACGATGAGGACGCCCGTGAAGCCCTGAGGCTGATCCTTCAGCAGAATGGCATGCTCGTCACGACCGCGGCTTCCGCGAGAGAGGCGCTCGAGCTTGTCGAACGCCTGCACCCCGACATTCTTCTGAGCGACATCGCGATGCCGGGAGAGGACGGCCTTTCTCTCATCCGCCGTGTGCGCATGCTGCCGGTCGACCGCGGCGGCCAGGTCCCCGCGGCCGCGTTGTCGGCGTACGCCGGGGCGGAAGACCATCGCAAGGCTCTCCAGGCCGGATTCCAGCGGCACATCCCAAAGCCGGTGGACCCTGTCCACCTGCTCGCCGTCATCGCCACCCTGGCCCGAAAGAGTGTGGGCGGCATTGAGGAAGGATAG
- a CDS encoding lmo0937 family membrane protein: protein MLWTICVILAVMWLLGMVSSYTMGGLIHVLLFLAVAVLLINLIQGRGRPVF from the coding sequence ATGCTCTGGACAATCTGCGTGATTCTCGCCGTGATGTGGCTTCTGGGGATGGTCAGCTCGTACACGATGGGGGGCCTCATCCATGTTCTGCTGTTCCTGGCCGTGGCTGTGCTGTTGATCAATCTGATCCAGGGTCGGGGGCGGCCCGTCTTCTGA
- a CDS encoding sigma-54 dependent transcriptional regulator, producing the protein MAPPSALIVDDDPGFLQGLAELVRREGFTVASAHTLKQAREAIGTNPPHILLVDLYLPDGSGLDLLDGLEPATAPEVVLITGHASVETAVEALRRGVADYLTKPVDFARVKMALGNLTRTLEMKGEIGTLRSELRKLGRFGPLIGASTPMQIIYDLIARVARTDASVLITGETGTGKELVAETIHTLSRRSKEAFLPLNCGAVSATLIESELFGHERGSFTGADRMHKGYFERAHRGTLFLDEITEMPTDLQVRLLRALEASAVTRVGGSEQVKVDVRIVAATSRRVEEAVAAGKLREDLFYRLNVFLIQLPALRARVDDIELLAEQFLSELNAAQGTAKRLTRACVERLRRHSWPGNVRELKNVIHRAFILAEEDLGVDSLSLGVTEETGASSLVMRVGTPIAEMERRLILTTIDHFEGDKKKAADVLKISLKTLYNRLNEYKTD; encoded by the coding sequence ATGGCGCCACCCTCTGCATTAATCGTCGACGACGACCCTGGGTTCCTGCAGGGATTGGCCGAACTCGTCAGGCGCGAGGGCTTCACGGTTGCCAGTGCCCACACCTTGAAGCAAGCCCGCGAGGCGATCGGGACGAATCCTCCCCACATCCTGCTCGTCGACCTTTATTTGCCTGATGGCAGCGGGCTCGATCTTCTGGATGGTCTCGAGCCCGCAACTGCGCCCGAGGTCGTTTTGATCACGGGGCACGCGAGCGTGGAGACCGCCGTGGAGGCCCTTCGCCGCGGCGTCGCTGACTACCTGACGAAGCCCGTCGACTTCGCCCGCGTCAAGATGGCCCTGGGCAACCTGACTCGCACCCTGGAGATGAAGGGCGAGATCGGAACGCTGAGGAGCGAGCTGCGTAAGCTGGGCCGATTCGGGCCGCTCATTGGTGCCTCCACTCCCATGCAGATCATCTACGACCTGATCGCCCGCGTGGCCCGGACCGACGCCAGTGTCCTGATCACGGGTGAGACCGGCACCGGCAAGGAGTTGGTAGCAGAGACCATCCACACCCTGAGCCGCCGGAGCAAGGAAGCGTTCCTTCCCTTGAACTGCGGCGCCGTATCCGCGACCCTGATCGAGAGCGAGCTGTTCGGGCACGAGCGCGGCAGCTTCACCGGCGCCGACCGGATGCATAAGGGGTACTTCGAGCGAGCCCACCGAGGGACCCTGTTTCTCGATGAGATCACGGAGATGCCCACCGATCTCCAGGTCAGACTGCTCCGGGCCCTGGAGGCGTCCGCGGTCACACGGGTAGGAGGAAGCGAGCAAGTCAAGGTTGACGTGCGCATCGTCGCCGCCACGAGCCGCCGGGTCGAGGAAGCGGTTGCGGCGGGCAAGCTGCGGGAGGACCTGTTCTACCGCTTGAACGTTTTCCTCATCCAGCTTCCGGCGCTGCGAGCCCGGGTTGACGATATTGAGCTGCTAGCCGAGCAATTTCTGAGCGAGCTGAACGCGGCCCAGGGGACGGCCAAGCGCCTCACGCGGGCATGCGTAGAGCGGCTCCGCCGGCACAGTTGGCCAGGCAACGTCCGTGAACTGAAGAACGTGATTCACCGCGCCTTCATCCTCGCCGAGGAGGACCTAGGCGTCGACTCTCTCTCCCTCGGGGTTACCGAGGAGACTGGCGCCTCGAGCCTGGTGATGCGGGTGGGGACCCCGATCGCGGAGATGGAGCGACGCCTCATCCTGACGACTATCGATCATTTCGAGGGCGATAAGAAGAAGGCTGCCGATGTCCTCAAGATAAGCCTGAAGACGCTCTACAACCGCCTTAACGAATACAAGACCGACTGA
- a CDS encoding BON domain-containing protein produces the protein MPIAASFRRKGLNTDRREEQIASPRATRYPQKQTRKREANSMKKMSLTFGLVAALMIVGTVAAQADTKDAWLSTKAKIVLLTMDGLSTTAVKVDTVGGNVTIHGKVGSASDKARAEETIRKMDGVKDVKNLLQVVAPSQKKTVDAKDSDVKDRVEASLKAAKTMDDIKVASVNNGVVLLSGKTQSLGQKLLAIERVYTVNGVNRVASEIETVEN, from the coding sequence ATGCCCATTGCGGCTTCGTTCCGCCGCAAAGGCCTCAACACCGATCGCCGGGAGGAGCAGATTGCTTCGCCCCGAGCGACGCGGTATCCGCAGAAGCAAACAAGAAAGCGTGAAGCCAACTCAATGAAGAAGATGTCACTCACCTTCGGATTGGTCGCTGCTCTCATGATCGTCGGCACCGTTGCCGCGCAAGCGGACACCAAGGACGCCTGGCTGAGCACCAAGGCGAAGATCGTTCTGCTCACGATGGACGGCCTCAGTACGACGGCCGTCAAGGTCGACACCGTCGGCGGCAACGTCACGATTCACGGCAAGGTCGGCTCGGCCTCCGACAAGGCAAGGGCCGAGGAGACCATCCGAAAGATGGATGGCGTAAAGGACGTCAAGAACCTGCTGCAGGTCGTAGCCCCCAGCCAGAAGAAGACGGTCGATGCCAAGGACTCTGACGTCAAGGACCGCGTCGAAGCGTCGCTGAAGGCCGCCAAGACCATGGACGACATCAAGGTGGCATCGGTGAACAACGGCGTCGTGCTTCTTTCCGGCAAAACCCAGTCGCTCGGCCAGAAGCTTCTCGCCATCGAGCGCGTCTACACCGTGAACGGCGTGAACCGGGTGGCGAGCGAGATCGAGACCGTCGAGAACTAG